Genomic DNA from Oscillospiraceae bacterium:
CGCCTGCGTTTTACTTGAGCAACTGGACTTGGGGCAGTCGGGACTTTCTTACCATATGAAGATTCTGGTTGAGTCAGGCGTTGTAGAGAGTAGGCAGAAGGGCAAATGGACACACTATACAATAAGTGAACAAGGCAGTGCTTATGCCGGTATTCTGCTGAAGGAACTGACGACACCGAATGCGGTTACATTAGAAAAAAATTGCTGCAAAAAATAAGCCATCTGACGATGGCTTTAAAACAGCGAAACACATCAAAATTATTTGATATTATTGTCCTTTTATTGAAAGTGAGGTTTATACGCTATGCAAATACTAAAGTTAATTTGGGATTTTTTCCAGAATCAAATACTTGGAATGAAATGGCTAAATGAATTAATCGGCAGCGGTCTTCAAGCATTAGGTTTTGACACCATAAACCGCTGGATTGGAAGCATTCAGTTTTTCGCATATGACGTTATAAAAATCACGATACTGCTGTGTTTTCTCATATTTCTTATCAGTTATATACAAAGCTATTTTCCACCTGAGCGAAGCAAGAAGATTTTAGGGCGTTTTCATGGTATCGGAGCGAACTCTGTCGCAGCCTTACTTGGAACAGTAACGCCATTCTGTTCATGCTCATCAATACCGCTATTTATTGGCTTTACATCCGCCGGACTGCCTTTGGGCGTGACATTTTCATTTTTGATATCTTCTCCAATGGTTGATCTTGGTTCTTTGGTTCTCCTGATGAGTATTTTCGGCGCAAAGGTCGCTGTCATCTATGTGATTGTAGGGTTAATTGTCGCCATCGTCGGCGGTACACTTATCGAGAAACTACACATGGAAAAGCATGTTGAGAGCTTTATACTAACTGCAGGCAGCGTAGATATAGAATCCCCCGATTTGACAAGAAAAGACCGCCTTGTATATGCAAAAGAGCAAATGCTTACAACCTTTAAAAAAGTATTCCCATATATCTTGATAGGTGTTGGCATAGGCGCTGTCATCCACAATTGGATACCCGAAGAATGGGTTGCGGCCGTACTTGGCAGCAATAATCCTGTTGGAGTAATACTGGCAACACTCATAGGCATACCGATGTATGCCGATATATTCGGTACAATTCCGATTGCGGAAGCACTGCTTTCCAAAGGCGCTCAGCTTGGCACTATCCTGTCTTTCATGATGGCGGTCACAACACTGTCTCTGCCGTCAATGATTATGCTGCGAAAAGCTGTTAAACCAAAGCTCCTGGCGTTGTTCATCGCCATATGTACCATTGGCATCATCATCGTGGGCTACTTTTTTAACGCAATTCAATCATTTATTATCTAGGAGGAACTGTTATGGCTAAAACATGGTATCCCGTTATCGATTACTTGACCTGTGTAGAATGCGGCACCTGTATCGCAAAGTGTCCCCATGGTGTATATGACACATCGAAAGCGCCATCACCTGTTGTAAAGAACCCTGAATCCTGCGCAGACCATTGCTATGGATGCGGCAACCGTTGTCCGGTAGGAGCGATAACTTATGTAGGCGAGGACACAGGCTGGACACCGCCAAACGGAGAACTACCAGAGGAAGAATCCTGCTGTTCCTGCGGGTGTGAAACGGCTTCTGAAAAGAAGGTTATTATTGAATATCTTTATCTTGATCTGCAGACCTGTGACCGCTGTATTGGAACGGACAACGTACTTGACGAGGTCATGATGACGATTACCCCGGCATTAAAAATCTCGGGCTTTGAAGTAGAATATAATAAAATTGATATGAAGACAGCGGAAATTGCAACGCAATATAAGTTCCTTTCTTCTCCTACAATTCGTGTAAACGGTCAGGACATCTGTAAATCGGTTGCTGAAAACAGCTGCGGCTGCTGCAGTGACATCAGTGGAACCGATGTGGACTGTAGGGTGTTTGAATATAACGGGGAATCGTATGAAGTGCCGCCAAAAGAAATGCTCGCCGAAGCCATCCTAAGTGTTGTATTTGGGCAACTTGAAACTGGCTGTTCCTGTGGCGAGTATCAACTACCCGAAAATCTGAGAGACTTCTTTAATGGAAAGAAAAGCAAATCCGGATGTTCATGCGGAGGTAATTGTTGCTGATGGATAATAAAAAAACTGATAAGAAAAAGCTATTCGTTAAAATATTGGTTCCGGTATTGATTGCGGTGTCTCTTACTGTTATCTGGATAGTAAAAACGCATCCGACACCTACTCAGATTGATGAAAACGGAAACATAGCAGACTTTGTTCTTGAGGCGGAATCAATCGACCTTGAAGCATTAAAAGCTTATGGCTTGCCGATTATTATTGATTTCGGATCGGACTCATGTATCCCGTGCAAGGCAATGGCCCCCGTTCTTCAGACCATGAACGCCGAAATGCAGGGCAAGGTCATTATTAAGTTTGTTGACGTCTGGAAGCATGCCGGAGCGGCGGACGGTTACCCGATACAGTATATTCCGACGCAGATTTTTTTCAACACAGACGGGATACCATACGTTCCGAGCAACAATATTGGTATTGAATTTACTATGTATGATTACAAAGATACCGGGGCACATGCCTTCACGGTACATCAAGGCGGTCTGACCGAAGATCAGATGCGGGTAATTCTTGCTGACATGGGAATTAAATGATGACAGAATTACTTGAAAACTTATCAAACCTTATTAACACAAGCGGCTGGCTGGCGCCGATTCTCGCCCTTTTTGCTGGTATTCTTACTTCATTTACTCCCTGTTCGCTGTCAAGTATTCCCCTTGTTATCGGCTATGTGGGTGGTATCGGTCAGAGGAACACGAAAAAAGCTTTTTGGCTTTCTGTGACCTTCGCCGCGGGTGCTGCGGTTACTTTCACCGTACTTGGAGTTTTTGCTTCCCTCGCCGGGAAGATGATCGGATACGGGGCTTCATGGTGGTACATCATTCTGGGGGTTCTTATGATTTTGATGGCGCTGCAAACCTGGGGCATATTTGAGATTATCCCGTCAAGTTATCTCATATCGAAGAACACAAAAAAGGGTTTTATAGGCGCGTTCATCGCTGGTATACTTGGCGGCATCTTTTCGTCGCCCTGCTCCACGCCTGTACTTATTGCGCTACTTGCCATTGTTGCCGGAAAAGGCAATATTATTTGGGGTATACTATTATTACTACTTTATTCTATCGGACACGGAATACTCGCCATTGTCGCCGGAACATCGATAGGCTTTATGCAAAAGCTGTCTTCCAGCGAAAAATATGGTAAGGCAAGTATCATGTTAAAAATAGTGATGGGTTCATTGATTTTACTCATTGGTTTTTATCTATTCTATCTTGGAATCTAATAATTTATAAAGGAGATATTGATTATGGCACTGTTCGGAAAGAAAGACAAAGAGGAAAAAACAACTTCATGCTGCTGCGGCGGTAATTGTAATGCGGAAAGCATGGCAAAAGCTGAAAACGCAAAAACAGAGGGTGCGGGCGTTAAGGTCTTAGGCAGCGGCTGCGCGAAATGTAATCAACTTGAAGCAGCTACAAAAGCCGCTTTAGAACAGCTTGGCATGGACACGACGATCGACCATGTGACTGATTTTTCACAGATCGCGGCATATGGCGTTATGTCTACCCCTGCACTCGTTGTAGATGGTAAAGTGGTTTCCTACGGCAAGGTTCTTAAAACAGAAGAGGTTGTAAAAATTCTACAAAAGGTCAGATAATTGGTCACCCCGGAAAGAACATCAGATCCTTTCCGGGTATTCCATTTTTATCGGTCTTGCGCTGGCAATTCTGAGTACCGAAACAATTACAAATTTTCTCGGAATGCGCTCAGAAATTTGGGGCGTGCTCGGAGCTACGATTATTGAGTCTGTTACGCTGATACCGGGATTAATCGCGTTCCCGTTGGTTGTCGCGCTACTTAAGAACGGTGCGGGATACATGCAGATCGCAGCGTTCGTCTCCACGCTCATGACGGTTGGCGTTGTAACACTGCCGCTTGAGATAAAGACCTTTGGAAAACGTGCCACGATAGTTAGAAATATTGCAGCTTTTGTGTTTTCTTTGATTGCCGCGGTTGTGATTGGAGTGGTGCTGTAATGATAGTGTTTATTAAGCGGTACAAAGCATTTCTACTGATTCTCATTAATATAGCGGTAGGCACTGCTTTGCCGGATATTGCACTGAAATCTCTAAGTCTTACGAAACAGAACTTCATCGAAAATACAATCAGGCAATGAAAGCCGCCGAGGAATCGGCGGTAAACAAGGTAAACAAAGAATACGCCGATAAAAAAGTAAGCCCGGAATTTTCGCAGGCAGTCGAAACGGTTCGATATAAAAATGTAATGGCGGACGCTTTCAATGTGTTCACATCGTCGGCGGTCATTTTGCTCGACCACTATATCAGCACTGTGTTTACAAATGGCTTCAAAGCACAAGTTGTCGGCGTCAGCAAAGAAGCTGCGCACCGCTATAAGCTTACACTCGATTGCCTGTTGTAGCGTAGAATTTACGAGTTTGGGAAATATAGTCCCCTTAACATTGACATTGAACAGCTCAAAAAGCTCAAGGTTGCTTGTGTTATTTCAACGGCGGCAAATGATGACCCGCGTCAGAAATATTACACACTTCACTTTTGTGGAGCGCGCTTCATTTTAGACATGAGATGTAGATGCCTATACCAGTGATGATATAATCGCAAATATACATGAGTTTGAAAAACATTGTGGCACAACGGTTGAACGAATCAATCAAGCCTGGTTGGCCACCATTGCATAATTGCATTTTTATCAAAGTGGATGGTTAGACTTTGCTGCAAAAAAATGTTTATAAACTCACAAGATGATTAAAATCAACGACTAAGCTGTGAATCATTTACGTTAACTTCTAAATTAATTCATGCTATAAATTATGGGTTGCAGCAAAAAAATTACAAGAACCCCCGGCGCGATTGCGCCGGGGGTTCTCTATGTGAATTGAATTAACTCACATTATTTATTGTTATATTTGCTTCTCTTTACATAAGAGGTATGGAGAATTTCATGCGACTTGTGGCTTCCTGGAGCGCCGAGATATGTGTCGTATATTTCCTTGATCACCGGATTTTCATGGCTCTTGCGGAGCGTCATCGCTTCATCCTCGCTGTAGAGCGCTTTCGCGCGGAGCGAACGTATATCGGTGAAGTTGCGGACGTAACCTGGCTGATAAGGCTGACCGCCGCCGTTTACGCATCCGCCCGGGCATGCCATGACCTCGATGAAGTCATACTGCGATTCGCCGGATTTTACTCTGTCAAGAAGCTTTGAAGCGTTTTCAAGGCCCGAGGTTACGGCAACGCGAACTTTCTGTCCGTTGAGGTCGTATTGGGCTTCCTTTACGCCTGCTATGCCGCGTACTTCGGTGAATTCGGGCTTGTCAAGCGTTTTGCCTGTGACGATCTCGTATACCGTACGTAAAGCCGCTTCCATAACACCGCCTGTCGCGCCAAAGATGTGTCCGGCGCCTGATGCGATGCCGAAGACGGGATCGCAGGTTTCGTCAGGAAGCTCCGTAAACATAATGCCGGCTTTTTTGATCATTTCGGCAAGCTCGCGGGTAGTGAGAGAAACGTCGATATCCGGATATCCGGAGGCGTTCTCATCTTCGCGTTGGATCTCATATTTCTTTGCCGTGCAGGGCATGATGCTGACGGTAAATATATCTTTGGGATCGATACCGGCTTTTTCGGCATAGTATGTCTTTGTCATCGCGCCGAACATCTGTTGCGGGCTCTTGCAGGATGAAAGGTTGTCGATGAATTCGGGATAATAATGCTCGCAGAACTTGATCCAACCGGGAGAGCAGGAGGTGATAAGCGGAAGCTTTCCTCCGTTCTTAATACGGTTGAGAAGCTCCGTGCCTTCCTCAAGAATCGTAAGATCGGCGGCAGTATCAACGTCGAACACTTTGTCAAAGCCGAGTCTGCGGAGAGCGGCGATCATTTTTCCTTCGACGTTGGTGCCTATCGGCATGCCGAAGCATTCGCCGAGCTGTGCTCTGACAGAGGGAGCGGGCGCGACGATGACATG
This window encodes:
- a CDS encoding NADH-dependent [FeFe] hydrogenase, group A6, with protein sequence MNTVTLKINGTEVEAPAGSTILEAARIAGVKIPTLCYLKDINAIGACRMCVVEVKGARSFAAACVYPVTQGMEVFTNTPKIVTARKTTLELMLSNHRTDCLSCARNTNCELQALCRDYSVDMNKFHADTKKPDIEDSAIHLVRDNSKCILCRRCVAVCRQNQHVGVIGAVERGYDTHIASPFDMPLAETSCVNCGQCIAVCPTGALTERDDTGKVWAALNDPTKHVIVAPAPSVRAQLGECFGMPIGTNVEGKMIAALRRLGFDKVFDVDTAADLTILEEGTELLNRIKNGGKLPLITSCSPGWIKFCEHYYPEFIDNLSSCKSPQQMFGAMTKTYYAEKAGIDPKDIFTVSIMPCTAKKYEIQREDENASGYPDIDVSLTTRELAEMIKKAGIMFTELPDETCDPVFGIASGAGHIFGATGGVMEAALRTVYEIVTGKTLDKPEFTEVRGIAGVKEAQYDLNGQKVRVAVTSGLENASKLLDRVKSGESQYDFIEVMACPGGCVNGGGQPYQPGYVRNFTDIRSLRAKALYSEDEAMTLRKSHENPVIKEIYDTYLGAPGSHKSHEILHTSYVKRSKYNNK
- a CDS encoding metalloregulator ArsR/SmtB family transcription factor, which encodes METIYEKNAKIFKAFCDEKRLQILELLRGGEKCACVLLEQLDLGQSGLSYHMKILVESGVVESRQKGKWTHYTISEQGSAYAGILLKELTTPNAVTLEKNCCKK
- a CDS encoding cytochrome c biogenesis protein CcdA, whose translation is MMTELLENLSNLINTSGWLAPILALFAGILTSFTPCSLSSIPLVIGYVGGIGQRNTKKAFWLSVTFAAGAAVTFTVLGVFASLAGKMIGYGASWWYIILGVLMILMALQTWGIFEIIPSSYLISKNTKKGFIGAFIAGILGGIFSSPCSTPVLIALLAIVAGKGNIIWGILLLLLYSIGHGILAIVAGTSIGFMQKLSSSEKYGKASIMLKIVMGSLILLIGFYLFYLGI
- a CDS encoding thioredoxin family protein, with the translated sequence MALFGKKDKEEKTTSCCCGGNCNAESMAKAENAKTEGAGVKVLGSGCAKCNQLEAATKAALEQLGMDTTIDHVTDFSQIAAYGVMSTPALVVDGKVVSYGKVLKTEEVVKILQKVR
- a CDS encoding thioredoxin family protein, which translates into the protein MDNKKTDKKKLFVKILVPVLIAVSLTVIWIVKTHPTPTQIDENGNIADFVLEAESIDLEALKAYGLPIIIDFGSDSCIPCKAMAPVLQTMNAEMQGKVIIKFVDVWKHAGAADGYPIQYIPTQIFFNTDGIPYVPSNNIGIEFTMYDYKDTGAHAFTVHQGGLTEDQMRVILADMGIK
- a CDS encoding permease; this encodes MQILKLIWDFFQNQILGMKWLNELIGSGLQALGFDTINRWIGSIQFFAYDVIKITILLCFLIFLISYIQSYFPPERSKKILGRFHGIGANSVAALLGTVTPFCSCSSIPLFIGFTSAGLPLGVTFSFLISSPMVDLGSLVLLMSIFGAKVAVIYVIVGLIVAIVGGTLIEKLHMEKHVESFILTAGSVDIESPDLTRKDRLVYAKEQMLTTFKKVFPYILIGVGIGAVIHNWIPEEWVAAVLGSNNPVGVILATLIGIPMYADIFGTIPIAEALLSKGAQLGTILSFMMAVTTLSLPSMIMLRKAVKPKLLALFIAICTIGIIIVGYFFNAIQSFII
- a CDS encoding DUF2703 domain-containing protein — its product is MAKTWYPVIDYLTCVECGTCIAKCPHGVYDTSKAPSPVVKNPESCADHCYGCGNRCPVGAITYVGEDTGWTPPNGELPEEESCCSCGCETASEKKVIIEYLYLDLQTCDRCIGTDNVLDEVMMTITPALKISGFEVEYNKIDMKTAEIATQYKFLSSPTIRVNGQDICKSVAENSCGCCSDISGTDVDCRVFEYNGESYEVPPKEMLAEAILSVVFGQLETGCSCGEYQLPENLRDFFNGKKSKSGCSCGGNCC